One Sanguibacter keddieii DSM 10542 genomic window carries:
- a CDS encoding motility protein A, with protein sequence MDPATMLGIGIALGSILAMIILEGASPMAVLLPAPMILVFGGSFAVSLAGGTLKDALGGLKSLPKAFVGKAKTSADSIETIVSLADRARREGLLSLEDAARDIDDEFLRSGLRSAIDGTDPEDLRTLLEDRIHSKRVSDKTSYKFFHDMGGYAPTIGIVGTVISLVHVLENLSNPDELGHMIAAAFVATLWGILSANVLWLPIGNRLKRLSELECSQMEIVLEGLLSVQAGANPRLVGERLRSLLPLSEQQQSEKEAA encoded by the coding sequence ATGGATCCGGCTACCATGCTCGGCATCGGTATCGCGCTCGGCTCGATCCTCGCGATGATCATCCTCGAGGGCGCCAGCCCGATGGCCGTGCTCCTCCCGGCCCCGATGATCCTCGTGTTCGGCGGGTCCTTCGCCGTGAGCCTGGCCGGCGGGACCCTCAAGGACGCCCTCGGCGGCCTCAAGTCCCTGCCGAAGGCCTTCGTCGGCAAGGCCAAGACCTCGGCCGACTCGATCGAGACCATCGTCAGCCTCGCGGACCGCGCCCGGCGCGAGGGGCTGCTGTCCCTCGAGGACGCGGCGCGCGACATCGACGACGAGTTCCTCCGCAGCGGCCTGCGCTCGGCCATCGACGGCACCGACCCCGAAGACCTGCGCACCCTCCTTGAGGACCGCATCCACTCCAAGCGGGTCTCCGACAAGACGTCGTACAAGTTCTTCCACGACATGGGCGGCTACGCGCCGACCATCGGCATCGTGGGCACCGTGATCTCCCTCGTGCACGTCCTCGAGAACCTCTCGAACCCGGACGAGCTCGGCCACATGATCGCCGCGGCGTTCGTCGCGACCCTCTGGGGGATCCTCTCGGCCAACGTCCTGTGGCTGCCGATCGGCAACCGCCTCAAGCGCCTCTCCGAGCTCGAGTGCAGCCAGATGGAGATCGTCCTCGAGGGCCTCCTCTCCGTCCAGGCCGGTGCCAACCCGCGCCTCGTCGGCGAGCGCCTGCGCAGCCTGCTGCCGCTGAGCGAGCAGCAGCAGAGCGAGAAGGAAGCC
- a CDS encoding flagellar FlbD family protein gives MIVVTRLNGPPFAVNPDLVQRVDSAPDTILTLVDGTKFIVQESMAEVIELINEHRSHMIARAQQIQQADISEPPAHRPDLALVKQISEEDS, from the coding sequence GTGATAGTCGTGACGCGCCTCAACGGGCCACCCTTCGCGGTCAACCCCGACCTCGTGCAGCGCGTCGACAGCGCGCCCGACACGATCCTCACCCTCGTCGACGGCACCAAGTTCATCGTCCAGGAGAGCATGGCCGAGGTCATCGAGCTCATCAACGAGCACCGCTCGCACATGATCGCCCGCGCCCAGCAGATCCAGCAGGCCGACATCTCCGAGCCCCCGGCGCACCGTCCAGACCTGGCCCTCGTGAAGCAGATCTCAGAGGAGGACTCCTGA
- a CDS encoding flagellar hook protein FlgE has translation MLRSLFSGISGLRTHQTMLDVTGNNIANVNTTGFKASQTQFKDTLSQVLTNAGGAQGGVGGTNPAQVGLGVQLAGVTTNFQQGAAQVTNRSTDMMISGDGFFVVSKNGENFYTRSGAFDFDANGNLVTAEGALVQGWAAVDGVVDPNGALAPLRLPTSVLNPASATTQVGFDGNLPSDAAVGTVLNRDVEVYDALGNARNITLTFTQAAGAAGAPNQWQLTTSDGGAAQPVAFNADGTLASPGTVTVDGVAVSLADVTGFAKLTSIETASKDGQRAGSLQSFTINADGTIIGAFSNGLKSPVGRIALGTFANPVGLEKAGGSLYTTTVNSGEAAIGTAGTGGRGSLVGGALEMSNVDLSQEFTNLIIAQRGFQANSRVITTSDELLQELVNLKR, from the coding sequence ATGCTCCGCTCGCTCTTCTCCGGCATCTCCGGGCTCCGCACCCACCAGACCATGCTCGACGTCACCGGCAACAACATCGCCAACGTCAACACCACCGGCTTCAAGGCCTCGCAGACGCAGTTCAAGGACACGCTGTCCCAGGTGCTCACCAACGCCGGTGGCGCACAGGGTGGCGTGGGTGGCACCAACCCGGCGCAGGTCGGCCTCGGCGTCCAGCTCGCCGGTGTCACCACCAACTTCCAGCAGGGTGCCGCGCAGGTCACCAACCGCAGCACCGACATGATGATCTCGGGCGACGGGTTCTTCGTGGTGTCCAAGAACGGCGAGAACTTCTACACCCGCTCGGGTGCGTTCGACTTCGACGCCAACGGCAACCTCGTCACCGCCGAGGGTGCGCTCGTCCAGGGCTGGGCGGCCGTCGACGGCGTCGTCGACCCCAACGGTGCGCTCGCCCCGCTGCGCCTGCCCACCTCGGTGCTCAACCCGGCCAGCGCGACCACCCAGGTCGGCTTCGACGGCAACCTGCCCTCCGACGCGGCCGTCGGCACCGTGCTCAACCGCGACGTCGAGGTCTACGACGCCCTGGGCAACGCCCGGAACATCACCCTCACCTTCACGCAGGCCGCCGGCGCCGCGGGCGCACCCAACCAGTGGCAGCTCACCACCTCCGACGGCGGCGCGGCCCAGCCCGTCGCCTTCAACGCCGACGGCACGCTCGCCTCGCCCGGGACGGTCACCGTCGACGGCGTGGCGGTCTCGCTCGCCGACGTCACCGGCTTCGCGAAGCTCACGAGCATCGAGACCGCGTCCAAGGACGGCCAGCGCGCCGGCAGCCTGCAGTCCTTCACGATCAACGCCGACGGCACGATCATCGGTGCGTTCTCCAACGGCCTCAAATCGCCGGTGGGCCGCATCGCCCTCGGCACCTTCGCGAACCCGGTGGGCCTCGAGAAGGCCGGCGGCTCGCTCTACACGACCACGGTCAACTCGGGCGAGGCCGCGATCGGCACCGCCGGCACCGGCGGCCGCGGCTCGCTCGTCGGCGGCGCGCTCGAGATGTCCAACGTGGACCTCTCCCAGGAGTTCACCAACCTCATCATCGCCCAGCGCGGTTTCCAGGCGAACTCCCGCGTCATCACCACCTCCGACGAGCTCCTCCAGGAGCTCGTCAACCTCAAGCGCTGA
- a CDS encoding flagellar hook capping FlgD N-terminal domain-containing protein, producing MPIDTTMTTPVDTTSVKNAQGLYTGANGASTAKKSLDNETFMTLLVAQLKYQDPSSPMDTTEMMAQTTQLASMEKLTTMTDTIAESFALQMRDAAATLLGKQVSYTEADGTVKTGVAQSVSYKYSVPMVVVDGVEVTLDAVQTVQAAGSVPVVPPAPADPADPADPADPADDTTAPGTTAPATASA from the coding sequence ATGCCCATCGACACCACCATGACCACCCCGGTCGACACCACGTCCGTCAAGAACGCCCAGGGCCTGTACACCGGGGCCAACGGCGCGAGCACGGCCAAGAAGTCGCTCGACAACGAGACCTTCATGACCCTGCTCGTCGCCCAGCTCAAGTACCAGGACCCGAGCTCGCCGATGGACACGACCGAGATGATGGCGCAGACCACGCAGCTGGCCAGCATGGAGAAGCTCACCACCATGACGGACACCATCGCGGAGAGCTTCGCCCTCCAGATGCGTGACGCGGCGGCCACGCTCCTCGGCAAGCAGGTGAGCTACACCGAGGCCGACGGCACGGTGAAGACCGGCGTCGCCCAGTCCGTCTCCTACAAGTACTCCGTCCCGATGGTCGTCGTGGACGGGGTCGAGGTCACCCTCGACGCCGTGCAGACGGTCCAGGCCGCGGGCAGCGTGCCCGTCGTGCCGCCTGCTCCTGCAGACCCGGCCGACCCGGCCGACCCGGCCGACCCGGCCGACGACACCACCGCACCGGGGACGACCGCCCCCGCCACAGCCTCCGCCTAG
- a CDS encoding flagellar hook-length control protein FliK — translation MTTPTVQSAGVRGAQPATGVRSASASSGDAFAAALSRSETVERRPAERPAPRQEPAQQRRLDPIQVRRTDLSAGRPTTIAQRDRPGADLGVTRPRGATPASSAQTRQADGDGTTTGAASSSATSSSATSTGAVSVDATGTPAGEASTGSSADTAQTTDPVAAPADAAALLAQQLAAAEAAAGQVPQAGLVPVVEQPAVEADGAAPAAEPTAEVALPTAAVVAVLGTAAAPADAAAPAVPSGSAAATADATTTTPAAAGATAAAVGSTAGTPTTQVAAGTPVAPGAPTAGSTATTSAVDGAAAQVTVSTAQSGAGTSADLGQEGGGATRTDGAAAAATSAPTSSTATSSSFAQTLAGLTPTTPAERVAAAPPVPAAGAAAPSLAEQVRGPVMALRHAAPGEHTLTLQVTPDSLGPVQVKAHIGAAGVRIELLGVTDAGRDGLRALLTDLRRDLAGTGMNASLSLAGDGDRAQGGLAGEWGGGPQDGRGPTARPGLRADPGALVAELPTETARPAAPTTGATGVDVLT, via the coding sequence ATGACCACCCCGACAGTCCAGAGCGCGGGCGTGCGCGGTGCGCAGCCCGCCACGGGCGTGCGCAGCGCCTCGGCGTCGAGCGGCGACGCCTTCGCCGCGGCGCTCAGCCGCAGCGAGACGGTCGAGCGTCGCCCGGCCGAGCGCCCCGCCCCACGGCAGGAGCCGGCCCAGCAGCGCCGCCTCGACCCGATCCAGGTGCGCCGCACCGACCTCTCGGCCGGCCGCCCGACGACGATCGCGCAGCGCGACCGTCCCGGTGCCGACCTCGGTGTCACGCGACCCCGCGGGGCGACGCCCGCGTCGTCGGCGCAGACCCGGCAGGCCGACGGTGACGGCACGACGACCGGAGCAGCGTCGAGCAGCGCCACGTCGAGCAGCGCCACGTCCACCGGCGCTGTCTCGGTCGACGCCACCGGGACGCCTGCGGGCGAGGCCTCCACGGGTTCCTCCGCCGACACCGCGCAGACCACCGACCCCGTCGCCGCTCCGGCCGACGCCGCGGCGCTCCTCGCGCAGCAGCTCGCCGCGGCCGAGGCTGCTGCCGGGCAGGTGCCTCAGGCCGGGCTCGTCCCCGTCGTCGAGCAGCCGGCGGTCGAGGCCGACGGCGCTGCGCCCGCAGCCGAGCCGACGGCCGAGGTGGCCCTGCCCACGGCGGCGGTCGTCGCCGTGCTTGGGACGGCTGCTGCTCCCGCCGACGCGGCCGCTCCGGCCGTCCCGAGCGGCTCGGCTGCCGCCACGGCCGACGCGACCACGACGACGCCGGCTGCCGCAGGCGCGACCGCCGCGGCGGTCGGGTCGACCGCGGGCACCCCGACCACCCAGGTCGCCGCGGGCACCCCCGTCGCACCGGGCGCCCCGACCGCCGGGTCGACCGCCACGACCTCCGCGGTCGACGGTGCTGCCGCCCAGGTCACCGTGTCGACCGCGCAGAGCGGCGCCGGCACGAGCGCGGACCTCGGTCAGGAGGGCGGCGGCGCGACCCGTACCGACGGTGCCGCCGCGGCGGCGACCAGCGCGCCGACCTCGTCGACCGCGACCTCGAGCAGCTTCGCGCAGACCCTCGCCGGGCTCACCCCGACGACGCCCGCCGAGCGGGTGGCCGCCGCGCCGCCCGTCCCTGCCGCGGGTGCCGCCGCGCCGTCGCTCGCCGAGCAGGTCCGCGGACCCGTCATGGCGCTGCGGCACGCGGCACCGGGGGAGCACACGCTCACCCTGCAGGTCACGCCCGACTCGCTCGGCCCGGTCCAGGTGAAGGCGCACATCGGTGCGGCCGGTGTCCGCATCGAGCTGCTCGGCGTGACCGACGCCGGCCGCGACGGGCTCCGTGCGCTGCTCACCGACCTGCGCCGCGACCTCGCGGGCACCGGCATGAACGCCTCGCTCAGCCTCGCCGGAGACGGCGACAGGGCGCAGGGCGGGCTCGCGGGGGAGTGGGGTGGCGGTCCGCAGGACGGCCGCGGCCCGACCGCCCGCCCCGGGCTGCGTGCCGACCCCGGCGCGCTCGTCGCGGAGCTGCCCACCGAGACCGCACGACCCGCCGCACCGACCACTGGCGCCACCGGCGTCGACGTCCTGACCTGA
- a CDS encoding C40 family peptidase yields MSAVEAMGRISQIQQQIRSLTQPTAQQAMGVAVLGTGTSAATPGASVLAATSTTAAVQALTGTSTSSAASASSAALTSPSASSVDFASQLAAAAALSEPAPAAAPAGGPSGADLVAEARKYVGVPYVWGGSSAQGLDCSGLVKLSLSALGVDMPRVAREQMTQGTPVASLSEAQPGDLLVFDGGSHIGIYLGEGRMIDAPKPGDHVRERDVYETPTAIRRVLPTAAEAAAAAAAAPAAIPALSTAAQVEQLLASSAADRSSLTALLGDAA; encoded by the coding sequence ATGAGCGCCGTCGAGGCCATGGGCCGCATCAGCCAGATCCAGCAGCAGATCCGCAGCCTCACCCAGCCGACCGCGCAGCAGGCCATGGGCGTCGCCGTGCTCGGGACGGGCACCTCCGCGGCGACCCCGGGCGCGAGCGTCCTCGCGGCGACCAGCACCACGGCAGCCGTCCAGGCACTCACCGGGACGTCGACCTCGTCGGCAGCGTCGGCGTCGTCCGCTGCGCTGACCTCCCCGAGCGCGTCGTCGGTCGACTTCGCCTCCCAGCTCGCGGCCGCCGCCGCGCTCTCGGAGCCCGCGCCCGCCGCCGCCCCTGCCGGGGGCCCCTCGGGCGCCGACCTCGTCGCCGAGGCCCGCAAGTACGTCGGCGTGCCCTACGTGTGGGGCGGCTCGAGCGCGCAGGGGCTCGACTGCTCGGGTCTCGTCAAGCTCTCGCTGTCGGCGCTCGGCGTCGACATGCCGCGGGTCGCCCGCGAGCAGATGACCCAGGGCACGCCCGTCGCGTCGCTCTCCGAGGCCCAGCCGGGAGACCTGCTCGTCTTCGACGGGGGCTCGCACATCGGCATCTACCTCGGGGAGGGGCGCATGATCGACGCACCCAAGCCCGGGGACCACGTGCGCGAGCGCGACGTGTACGAGACCCCGACCGCCATCCGCCGCGTGCTGCCGACCGCAGCCGAGGCCGCGGCGGCAGCCGCCGCCGCACCCGCCGCCATCCCGGCCCTGTCGACCGCCGCGCAGGTCGAGCAGCTGCTCGCGAGCAGCGCCGCAGACCGCTCGTCCCTCACCGCACTCCTGGGAGATGCCGCATGA
- a CDS encoding flagellar export protein FliJ: MSRPFRLAGLLRFRKLQEDQAAADLAVAHSARRAALRRQDLAQGQLAEHGFDPVEDTGAWLSTVATRAALRGLASEAGAASELASLEVARREEAWSQTRRQLVPLEKLADKHAEREAVEDLRQEQIVLDEIGSSSTTDDPRDES; this comes from the coding sequence ATGAGCCGCCCCTTCCGCCTCGCCGGGCTGCTGCGCTTCCGCAAGCTGCAGGAGGACCAGGCCGCGGCCGACCTCGCCGTCGCGCACTCCGCGCGCCGCGCCGCGCTGCGTCGCCAGGACCTCGCCCAGGGCCAGCTCGCCGAGCACGGCTTCGACCCCGTCGAGGACACCGGTGCGTGGCTGTCCACCGTCGCGACCCGAGCCGCGCTGCGCGGGCTCGCCTCCGAGGCCGGCGCCGCGTCCGAGCTCGCGAGCCTCGAGGTCGCCCGCCGCGAGGAGGCGTGGTCGCAGACCCGCCGCCAGCTGGTCCCGCTCGAGAAGCTCGCGGACAAGCACGCCGAGCGCGAGGCCGTCGAAGACCTCCGCCAGGAGCAGATCGTGCTCGACGAGATCGGCTCGAGCTCCACCACCGACGACCCGAGGGACGAGTCATGA
- a CDS encoding FliI/YscN family ATPase produces the protein MTGDLATAPATTAPHPSHAAASAWSGLLGAARPERVGQVSAAVGLSLDVVGLDCALGDVLALGETGRGSDASMLAEVVAVTGSTARCMPLGAMRGIRPGLQARTTGGALQVPVGSGLLGRVVDGLGRPLDGRGPLVGTTTVPLDGRAPHPLERQRVAQPLTLGVRTLDTLTTVGRGQRMGLFAGSGVGKSTLLSMVARGTDAAVSVIALVGERGREVREFLEDDLGPEGLARSVVVVATSDEPALVRLRAAFVATRIAESFRESGEDVVLMMDSLTRVAMAQREIGLSVGEPPATRGYPPSTFSVLAELLERAGTSARGSVTGIYTVLVDGDDHNEPIADAARSILDGHVVLDRRLAVAGHFPSIDALGSISRVATRVTSAAQRADATALRKVMSARRAVQDLVDVGAYVQGSNPLVDAALAHQGAIDAFLQQGVDEPAPSEQSWAALRGLVQGMGVAA, from the coding sequence ATGACCGGCGACCTGGCGACCGCTCCGGCGACGACCGCCCCGCACCCGAGCCACGCGGCCGCGTCCGCGTGGTCCGGCCTGCTCGGCGCCGCCCGCCCGGAGCGCGTCGGCCAGGTCAGCGCCGCCGTCGGCCTCTCGCTCGACGTGGTCGGGCTCGACTGCGCGCTCGGCGACGTCCTCGCGCTCGGCGAGACCGGCCGGGGGAGCGACGCCTCGATGCTCGCCGAGGTCGTCGCCGTGACCGGCTCGACCGCGCGCTGCATGCCCCTCGGCGCGATGCGCGGCATCCGTCCCGGCCTGCAGGCACGGACCACCGGCGGCGCCCTCCAGGTCCCGGTCGGGTCCGGGCTCCTCGGCCGCGTGGTCGACGGCCTCGGCCGCCCCCTCGACGGCAGGGGCCCGCTCGTGGGGACCACCACGGTGCCCCTCGACGGCCGCGCGCCGCACCCGCTCGAGCGCCAGCGCGTCGCGCAGCCGCTCACGCTCGGCGTGCGCACCCTCGACACCCTCACGACCGTCGGCCGCGGCCAGCGCATGGGCCTGTTCGCCGGCTCGGGCGTCGGCAAGTCGACCCTGCTGTCCATGGTGGCCCGCGGGACCGACGCCGCGGTGAGCGTCATCGCCCTCGTCGGCGAGCGTGGCCGTGAGGTCCGCGAGTTCCTCGAGGACGACCTCGGACCCGAGGGCCTCGCCCGCTCCGTCGTGGTCGTCGCCACCTCCGACGAGCCCGCGCTCGTGCGGCTGCGCGCCGCGTTCGTGGCGACCCGCATCGCCGAGTCCTTCCGCGAGAGCGGCGAGGACGTCGTGCTCATGATGGACTCGCTTACCCGCGTCGCCATGGCGCAGCGCGAGATCGGCCTGTCCGTCGGCGAGCCCCCCGCGACGCGCGGCTACCCGCCCTCCACCTTCTCGGTGCTCGCCGAGCTCCTCGAGCGCGCCGGCACCTCCGCCCGCGGCTCGGTCACCGGTATCTACACGGTCCTCGTCGACGGCGACGACCACAACGAGCCGATCGCCGACGCCGCGCGCTCGATCCTCGACGGGCACGTCGTCCTCGACCGTCGTCTCGCCGTCGCCGGGCACTTCCCGAGCATCGACGCCCTCGGCTCGATCTCGCGCGTCGCGACCCGCGTCACGAGCGCCGCGCAGCGCGCCGACGCGACCGCCCTGCGCAAGGTGATGTCCGCGCGACGCGCCGTCCAGGACCTCGTCGACGTCGGAGCATACGTGCAGGGCAGCAACCCGCTGGTCGACGCGGCCCTCGCGCACCAGGGCGCGATCGACGCGTTCCTGCAGCAGGGCGTCGACGAGCCTGCGCCCTCCGAGCAGTCGTGGGCCGCGCTGCGCGGCCTCGTGCAGGGCATGGGGGTGGCCGCATGA
- a CDS encoding FliH/SctL family protein: MSPDAPAFGSARLTVVADDRVRETQERARVAGYAAGFAAGSRAAAGATETLHTRLESQARAAEAARLAEHAAALSVLNRASQAAGARVVPVLDDARGLLYTGALELARAVLGVELADHARSARAAVVRALDVPHDVQVQTVRLHPADLAEVRAAEAARTAAGESAPAPAAAPGSPVLPPLDGVRLVADPSLARGDAVSTFEGGFFDARIETAFTRAVEALRTSVELVPSDEPR; the protein is encoded by the coding sequence ATGTCTCCTGACGCCCCCGCCTTCGGGTCCGCGCGCCTCACGGTCGTCGCGGACGACCGGGTCCGCGAGACCCAGGAGCGTGCCCGCGTCGCCGGGTACGCGGCCGGCTTCGCCGCCGGCAGCCGCGCTGCCGCCGGCGCGACCGAGACGCTGCACACGCGCCTCGAGTCGCAGGCGCGCGCCGCGGAGGCCGCACGGCTCGCCGAGCACGCCGCCGCGCTGTCTGTGCTGAACCGCGCCTCCCAGGCGGCCGGTGCCCGCGTGGTGCCCGTCCTCGACGACGCCCGCGGCCTGCTCTACACCGGTGCGCTCGAGCTCGCGCGCGCCGTCCTCGGCGTCGAGCTCGCCGACCACGCGCGGTCTGCCCGCGCGGCCGTCGTGCGGGCCCTCGACGTGCCGCACGACGTGCAGGTCCAGACCGTGCGCCTGCACCCCGCCGACCTCGCCGAGGTGCGTGCTGCCGAGGCCGCCCGCACGGCGGCGGGCGAGAGCGCACCTGCACCTGCCGCTGCACCTGGGTCTCCCGTGCTCCCGCCGCTCGACGGCGTGCGGCTCGTCGCGGACCCGAGCCTGGCCCGCGGCGACGCCGTGAGCACCTTCGAGGGCGGGTTCTTCGACGCCCGCATCGAGACCGCCTTCACCCGGGCCGTCGAGGCCCTGCGCACGAGCGTCGAGCTCGTCCCGTCGGACGAGCCCCGATGA
- the fliG gene encoding flagellar motor switch protein FliG: MSTATLTGTQKAALVLMQIGRDRAAKVMAQLDESSIEELTAEILRMERVDRDMADEVIAEFHAITIGGGSSISNGGLGFAQQLLEASMGGVKAQELLDRLATSMAGQPFEFLQQADARQVLALLNGEHPQTMALVLAHLRPEHASAILAGLPNETQGEVAHRIALMERAAPDVVMVVADSLHKKASAVLTPRETSAVGGVGPLVEIINRADPGTEKLILEGLETRDVELAEEVRSRMFVFADIVLLEDRALQLVLRGVESANLALALKGAGAGERDAVLRNLSERASENLLEEIEMLGAVRMSQVEEARAEIVQVIRRLEESGQIVIRREGEDEYVS; encoded by the coding sequence ATGAGCACCGCGACGCTGACCGGGACCCAGAAGGCCGCCCTCGTCCTCATGCAGATCGGCCGCGACCGCGCGGCCAAGGTGATGGCCCAGCTCGACGAGTCGTCGATCGAAGAGCTCACCGCCGAGATCCTGCGGATGGAGCGCGTCGACCGCGACATGGCCGACGAGGTCATCGCCGAGTTCCACGCCATCACCATCGGCGGCGGCTCGAGCATCAGCAACGGCGGGCTCGGGTTCGCCCAGCAGCTCCTCGAGGCGTCCATGGGCGGCGTCAAGGCCCAGGAGCTCCTCGACCGGCTCGCCACGAGCATGGCCGGCCAGCCCTTCGAGTTCCTCCAGCAGGCCGACGCCCGCCAGGTCCTCGCCCTCCTCAACGGAGAGCACCCGCAGACGATGGCGCTCGTCCTCGCGCACCTGCGTCCCGAGCACGCCTCGGCGATCCTCGCCGGCCTGCCGAACGAGACCCAGGGCGAGGTCGCGCACCGCATCGCGCTCATGGAGCGCGCGGCGCCCGACGTCGTCATGGTCGTCGCCGACTCCCTGCACAAGAAGGCCTCGGCCGTCCTCACCCCGCGGGAGACCTCCGCGGTCGGTGGCGTCGGGCCGCTCGTCGAGATCATCAACCGGGCCGACCCGGGCACCGAGAAGCTCATCCTCGAGGGGCTCGAGACGCGCGACGTCGAGCTGGCCGAGGAGGTCCGCTCGCGGATGTTCGTGTTCGCCGACATCGTGCTGCTCGAGGACCGCGCGCTCCAGCTCGTGCTGCGCGGGGTCGAGTCCGCCAACCTGGCCCTGGCCCTCAAGGGAGCCGGCGCGGGGGAGCGCGACGCCGTCCTGCGCAACCTCTCCGAGCGTGCGAGCGAGAACCTGCTCGAGGAGATCGAGATGCTCGGCGCGGTCCGCATGTCCCAGGTCGAGGAGGCACGGGCGGAGATCGTCCAGGTCATCCGACGCCTCGAGGAGAGCGGCCAGATCGTCATCCGCCGCGAGGGTGAGGACGAGTATGTCTCCTGA
- the fliF gene encoding flagellar basal-body MS-ring/collar protein FliF: MPQQITSALGRVTSSIREFTVAQRTLALIGLAVAVVGVVALSMWFSRPQFSPLYTDLAPADASAIVDQLTAQGVKYQLTNGGSTVLVPTESVYDMRLKVAASGMSPSADGGYSLLDDMGMTSSEFQQDVTYKRALEGEMGKTVSSMQGVELATVKLAMPAESVFVDQATDPTASVFVKTRSGVTLTDDQVQSIVNLVSASVEGMKATDVAVIDSSGAVLSAVGTGLAGSGGNKQTVEYEQRVAQSIQAMLEPIVGVGKAVVTVTADLDYDATERTQESFSSAEGVLPLTERTTTEEFAGGGNPATGVLGPDNIQVPNGTADGSYTNETSEANNAVDKLTEHTVTAPGTVRRQSVAVAVDAAAAAAVDMAQLQAMVSSASGFDEARGDVVTVSQMPFDTSAAESAQAALDAAAEAEAAAASSRMMQTYVIAGAALLALVLLAIFLARRGRNREDPRESLDLGDLPIMDEPLALEPADLDTQLLELPEVPELPSAEQVSIERKRNDVALLVDEQPEQVAELLRGWMDERSSV, from the coding sequence ATGCCCCAGCAGATCACCTCCGCGCTCGGCCGGGTCACCTCGTCGATCCGTGAGTTCACCGTCGCGCAGCGCACCCTCGCCCTCATCGGGCTGGCGGTCGCCGTGGTCGGCGTGGTCGCGCTGAGCATGTGGTTCAGCCGCCCGCAGTTCTCCCCCCTCTACACCGACCTGGCCCCGGCCGACGCGAGCGCGATCGTCGACCAGCTCACCGCCCAGGGCGTCAAGTACCAGCTGACCAACGGCGGGTCCACGGTCCTCGTGCCGACCGAGTCGGTCTACGACATGCGCCTCAAGGTCGCCGCGAGCGGGATGTCGCCGTCGGCCGACGGCGGCTACTCGCTCCTCGACGACATGGGCATGACGTCGTCGGAGTTCCAGCAGGACGTCACCTACAAGCGCGCGCTCGAGGGCGAGATGGGCAAGACCGTCTCCTCGATGCAGGGCGTCGAGCTCGCGACCGTCAAGCTCGCGATGCCGGCCGAGTCCGTGTTCGTCGACCAGGCGACCGACCCGACCGCGTCGGTGTTCGTCAAGACCCGATCCGGCGTCACGCTCACCGACGACCAGGTGCAGTCCATCGTCAACCTCGTCTCGGCGAGCGTCGAGGGCATGAAGGCCACCGACGTGGCCGTCATCGACTCCTCGGGCGCGGTGCTGTCCGCGGTCGGGACCGGCCTGGCCGGCTCCGGCGGGAACAAGCAGACCGTCGAGTACGAGCAGCGGGTGGCCCAGTCCATCCAGGCGATGCTCGAGCCGATCGTCGGCGTCGGCAAGGCCGTGGTCACGGTGACCGCCGACCTCGACTACGACGCGACCGAGCGCACCCAGGAGTCCTTCTCGAGCGCCGAGGGCGTCCTCCCGCTCACCGAGCGGACGACCACCGAGGAGTTCGCCGGGGGAGGGAACCCGGCCACCGGGGTGCTCGGCCCGGACAACATCCAGGTGCCCAACGGCACCGCTGACGGCAGCTACACCAACGAGACCAGCGAGGCGAACAACGCCGTCGACAAGCTCACCGAGCACACGGTCACGGCCCCGGGCACCGTCCGGCGCCAGTCCGTCGCGGTCGCGGTCGACGCGGCAGCCGCCGCAGCCGTCGACATGGCCCAGCTCCAGGCGATGGTCTCGTCCGCGTCAGGCTTCGACGAGGCCCGCGGCGACGTCGTCACCGTCTCGCAGATGCCCTTCGACACCTCGGCCGCCGAGAGCGCCCAGGCAGCGCTCGACGCCGCCGCGGAGGCCGAGGCCGCCGCCGCCAGCAGCCGCATGATGCAGACCTACGTCATCGCCGGTGCCGCGCTGCTGGCGCTCGTCCTGCTCGCAATCTTCCTGGCCCGCCGCGGCCGCAACCGCGAGGACCCGCGCGAGTCCCTCGACCTCGGCGACCTGCCGATCATGGACGAGCCTCTCGCGCTCGAGCCCGCCGACCTCGACACCCAGCTCCTCGAGCTGCCCGAGGTCCCCGAGCTCCCGTCGGCCGAGCAGGTCAGCATCGAGCGCAAGCGCAACGACGTGGCCCTCCTCGTCGACGAGCAGCCGGAGCAGGTCGCCGAGCTCCTCCGCGGCTGGATGGACGAGAGGTCCTCCGTATGA